DNA sequence from the Glycine soja cultivar W05 chromosome 18, ASM419377v2, whole genome shotgun sequence genome:
GGATTCAGCTTAGTTGCACGAATTATCATTCTTAGATCAGATAAAAAACAATTAGACAAGTTTTGCTGAAACATcaaaaattaagttcaatactaTAAAGTTCATCATCACCCACTTTATCCATGCAGGACAGGTatcttagaaaacaaacatATGCAGTATCTCCAGCACACTttcaaaatctaaattgataAGTAGAAAACAAGATACAAGACTAATTAAATTGAACTTCAAGATAATATATAGTAGAAACTCAGCACACTCTTGGCAATGAGCATTAATATAGACCTTCCTCAGAGGGCTATTATGGCTATGAGGCAGAAGCAGCTCATTAATTGGTACAATAATTTCCATCTGAGTTCCTGAATTTCTGCAAAGCACTATTTGGATTTTAGAACAAAGATTGCTTAGGACTTGCTTTTACATAGATACAAAGAAATCCAACATCAGTACCTCCGAAAAAGCCATTAGTCATCAAAGTTGTCAATTTTGATGGGAGTGATGTCATCAGCAACATCAAAGTGCCCAATCAATCGTGCGAAGAAGACCATTTCTTGTTCAAGTGTAAACTTAATGTTCTCAGCCTGCATCCAACCCATTACTACATATAGTCAGTGTTTTGTTCTAAAAGATGAGCAACTAAATCAGAACGCACCTTTCGGAAACCGTGTTGTTCTCCTTCATACTCAACAAGAGCAACTGGCACACCTTTTTCTTTCACCGCCTGGTATATTTTCCGAGCTTGATCCGGTGGCACAACCTGCAATGCACAGAATATATTTGTCAAgatgatttttgaagattatataTAGATTTGGGAATAAGTAGACAATATGGTAAGGGAAAATAATAATAGCATTGTTACTAACCTTGTCCTCCAATCCTTGAAATATAATGATGGGACAAGAAAAATTGTCAACATGATTGATAGGGGATCTTTCATACATATCCTTATCATCTCCTGCAACCAGTTGAGATAGACTGAACACCAAATGGAACAAATAAACTAACAAAGTAAAAGGTACTTTAAATGGTCATCATTGACTTACCAACTAGGTTTTCAACGTAATGGGATTCAAATTTATGAGTTTCTGCTCTCAACAAGTTCAAGTCAGCTATCTGCTTAAGAGACCCCATTGGTAAATAAATTCCATTGAAAGGACAATAGCTTAACTTATATTCTTTGTTGAAGTTATAAGAACAAATACTGAATTTTTTACTTGATATTGGCCAAAAGGCTGAGAAAGGTATATATGTTCTTTAAGCAATTTAATGGTATTGTCCAAGTCAAATGGTAATACAGAAGGCAGAGGAATTATTGATGTTTCAGCATTTTTTGaagaagaaataattttcttCCCCATTCATTCAAGGTTATGCAAGATTGAAATATGTAGGTAGGtttggtaataaaaaaaaaaaaaaaacttaccaaTCTGCTAAACAACATAGTAAACAACACAAAGGATAGAGATAAAATCATGTCTGAATCATATAGTTTTTATAATGAATAGCCCATGGAGAACAAGAGGGAAGAAAAATAGTCTAAAAACTGACAGtataaatagtttttataaTGTCATCCAATCACAAATTGGCATGCATggtaagtttgttgacttttacaGTAAGTACTATAAAAGTCATACCTATTATGATTTTTACTTGGTTGGCAGTGTAAAATTTACATTGACAGTACATAGAAATTAAACGTGAGAGGGAAATAGAAGTATCAAAAGATTCACTCACACCATACAAAGAAGCCCCAGCCTGAAAAGTATCTCTGAAAGCAAGGACAGCCAAGGTGGTATACCCACCAGCAGAGCCCCCCATAATACACAGCCGCTCCTTATCCACCTTTCCACTGTCCACCTAGATAATAGATTATATCATATAAACTTTCTTATAACAGATCCATCAACCAAAAAAGTAggaaacaataaaacaaaacaattaccAAATATGTAGCACAACTACAACAGTCATTAACATCAACTATTCCCCACTGGCGCAAAAGCCGTTCTCTGTACACCCTGCCATAACCTTCAAAACAATATTAAAGACAGATAAACTTAGTTTCATCTTTTCAACGAGTcattctgtcaaaaaaaatcttttcaacAAGTGAAAATGACTACAACAGGCTACAAGTAATACAGATGAAACAGTGAATAGTAAATAACTAAAACTTTCTTGGATGGccaacaaaataaacaaaaaaacaaccaAACAGGCCCAGAGAGAACAAGAAAAGGAGGGTATAAAACTGGTAATATAGTTTGGAACATAATTTAGCAGACAAGGTGAGAAACAAACCAGTACTTCCACCATAATTAACATCAACGACGGCCCAACCTCGACTAGTCCAGTACTGAACgctcaaatttaaaattccaCGAGTTTCTTGAGTTGGTCCACCTGaaacattcaaataaaataatgcaCATATAGAAGTGTATGTTTCATGAAGCCATTAGAGTGATAGAACCCACACATGACAACTTTGACAAAAGTAATTAAGTGCAATGAAATCAGTAACAAGGTACTTTGCTATTTCTTGacaattgaatttaattaagaaattttagACAAACTTGTTTTGAAACATATTGAATTTCCAATTCAACTTCTCATTGTATAATCTTGATACCTCCAATCCAGCAGAGACTACATCTTGACAGTATAATCTCTGACTACGAAGCATTAGATTTTCAGCAGAATGACATTTATCAAAAAGTGTGTAGTATAGCTCGGATATTACTTCATCAGCTATTTAGAGGACTGATATTATAATTGCAAAATGAAAAACTAGAAAATATTAATGCAAAGACTGCCAAAATCATGGGTATTGTCTTGCTGACATGAGAGGGGAGGGAGGAACCAGACAGAAATAAACTGAAGCCATCATGTATTCAACAATGTAGAAACAAAATTACTACTTCCACTTTCATTACAATGCTCTCTTGACTTCCATAATATTCAGCACTATTAGCATAccgttataattttttttaaatgcaatCCATTCATGTAAATAGATCATGAGATATTAAACTGTCTGAAATTTGGAATTCTGGTGGCAGAGGGAAGACCCCACTCCACAGGTTTTAGGCATCTAATTGGCCAAATGAATTATAATATGAAATAGAATGTGATCAGTCCAGATACAAGACCAAGATTTACCGTGGCTCTTCAATAATAATGGAGGCTTTTCTTCTTTGCTAGCTTGGAAATCAGGATTAGATGGTGGATAAAAGTATGCATAGGCATTTTGACCTGGAACTTCAGTTGGAAATTCAATAAACTCTGGTTTACTGATGTAGGAACTATACTTTAAACTGTCGGGTGACGAAGAccaaataatattgaagtccaCTGCTTTTGATTTATCATCATCGAAAGTCACCTGGAAAGCAAGAGATCTGTCATGGAGTGCATTGAAATAACTAAGAAATAGAATGATGGGTGGAAGAATGAAGCACCTTGGCCACTGACGATGGAAGAACCTCAGATGCTCCCTCCACGTATAGGCAATCATTACCAGACGTCTGCAATGACATGATGCAATAACTAAGAGTGTTAATGCATTTCAAGAATTGATTTAAACCTAAAAGAGAAAAGCAAGGAAACAGTTTTGTAAATTACTATGTTATTTATGTCTGTGCAAGGGAAATCAATCACAGTTAGCTTTGAGCCCTGCACATCAATAATTCCCAGATATGACTTTCCATGCTGCCTGAAACAAGACTTTGAATTGAATGTATCAGATTGGAcacagagaaagagaaagagatagaGAAAGAGAGGAGATTTGCAAGTAGGAAGATTTAAAATCACCTGTAACTGCAAGCAATTAAGTTTTTCTGTTTAGAACTTTCAACAAATTCATAAGAATTCATACCATAAGTCCACAGAGGCCTTGT
Encoded proteins:
- the LOC114397721 gene encoding uncharacterized protein LOC114397721, with protein sequence MAFSTATVTTAPYGSWKSPITSDDVSGATKDLGGTTIDGRGRLIWLEFRPTESGRGVLVLEPENNGGEAVDITPKEFGVRTLAQEYGGGAFTVSGDVVFFANYNDQRLYKQSISSLDVPPVPLTPDYGGPLVSYADGRLDARFNRFISVREDRRESSLNPPTTIVSIALGSKDLQEPEVLVSGSDFYAFPRLDSKSERITWIQWNHPSMPWDKTELWVGYISENGEIYKRVCIAGNDPSRVESPTEPKWSLDGELFFVTDKENGFWNIHKWIEFENKVVSVYSLEAEFTRPLWTYGMNSYEFVESSKQKNLIACSYRQHGKSYLGIIDVQGSKLTVIDFPCTDINNITSGNDCLYVEGASEVLPSSVAKVTFDDDKSKAVDFNIIWSSSPDSLKYSSYISKPEFIEFPTEVPGQNAYAYFYPPSNPDFQASKEEKPPLLLKSHGGPTQETRGILNLSVQYWTSRGWAVVDVNYGGSTGYGRVYRERLLRQWGIVDVNDCCSCATYLVDSGKVDKERLCIMGGSAGGYTTLAVLAFRDTFQAGASLYGIADLNLLRAETHKFESHYVENLVGDDKDMYERSPINHVDNFSCPIIIFQGLEDKVVPPDQARKIYQAVKEKGVPVALVEYEGEQHGFRKAENIKFTLEQEMVFFARLIGHFDVADDITPIKIDNFDD